tcacagaagacatcaaaatgtggtaggaacatcagtgacacactcgcctAACAGCTCGTGTGCCACTttcttgttcttaccacattttgacgtcatctgaaGTCTATTACTGAACAActgcacagcaacatggaatctacttGTTACACAAATTTTAGAGGCTTTCATGACCCACATCTCCTGTCAATTACATTATTACGAAAACCTTGCCTTACTAATTGAGTTTCTCCACTTCTTTAGCTCACATTAACAACATACAAGGACAAAACTGTACATGACTCATGAGGAAGTTGTTAGGTACATCAAAATTAAACGACCTTTGGTGTGGCTCATAAGTAGAGTTTACACATGAGAAACCTTAACAATGTTCGGCAAAATGCTATTTCAGGAGATCTATTGCAATGAAGTCGTCTTTACCTCTCTACAAATGTAGGTTTGTTCTATTGTAAGCTCCCAAAAAACCTGATTACATTTTGATGGAACAACAGCCCTTGTGTAACCATCTTTGCATCAATACTTGCACAAATGCAAATTTGTAGCAGAGAATGACATTTGACTAAATGTACAGTATGTTTCACATGGTAGACAACCGAAAGGCTCACAGCTAGAAACTTGCAggcaaaattaataattctCGAAACACAAGAACCAAAAAACACACGTTTAAAAAAAGTCTGAGCAAGACTGTAAATACAACAGCAGGTGTAAGTAATATTTTCAAGGTATATCTCGAGACATGTCACTTTTTTGTATCTtcttacaaaagaaaaacaaaaccaacttgGCCAAGAAATTTATCAAAAGTAAATTTGACGAGGgtaatctaaaaaaaaagaaggttgTGACCGCACGAGGTGAACTGAATATTGATTGCCCCACCTTAGTCCActacaaagttaaaaagaaTATATTTTCCGGTAAGTTATCAATAATTAAGATGTCCACAATCacagaaaataataattttttgagccaaCCGACTGAATTAAGCAAAGATTTGTGAATCAAGGTAGAAATGAGAAATAAAATCTGGAGAACATCAATTTAACACGCCTATTCGGTTTCACCAGCGAACAATACCTCTCTGTATTTTAATTTGACCACCGGGTTCGAATTTCCTTAAACCAAAGTTATGATACTTAAAATCGATTGACTGTTCTGAAGCGATTGTAGTTTACGATTTAATATGCAACATCAGTGGCTGATACGCATTGTGAAGACTGCCGCccaaatttccatttttatgttttcatttttcaatcagAGGGCAGCGCCCCTCCACAAAACATAAAATCAACGATAATGAAGTTAAAGCCTTCAATCGTTGATATTTCGAAATCTCGCGGTTTTTCAAAAACTCCAGACTCATCTTGAGTTCCTCgtcaatttttttcatcaatgAAGTAAGCTGTAGTCTCGGCGAGCTTTGCGCGTTTGTTCACGTCTAGAAGCACATGTAACAAAACAATTTGTACATACTTTCAGTTCCCCTTCAAGTTgtacaaaaattataaattaccTCTTTGATCAACTCCACGTTCTTTCATCCATATCGCTGGCCAGCTCGTGAGCTCTGTAACAGACAAAAACGATTGAAGACCGCTTTCACGAAGACCCCTTTGAACGTAAGTGACTCATTTCACCTCGCTCGAAGGCATAACACAAAACGGTAAAGGCTCAAGCCTTTGATTTCCCGCAAGGAACGCAAATATCTTCAACACGAACGCAGCACAAGATCTTATTTCTCTTTTAGGCGCATTCGTCAACCTCGTGACAGAGGATTTTTTTAGCGTGCAAAAGCAAACAAGATAACCTTTAGTTGTAGAAGTCGAATCTTCAGGTTTTTCATCTGAATCTGTTTTCACCGTCGGAAGATCTTCCACAGCAGGCGTTTCTTCTTTTTCATCCAGTTCGTTTTCTTCAGCTGGTGAGGGAAATTCGTCCTCTATCTTTGGTTCGTCTATAGGTGGTGTTGTCGAAGAAACATCTTCGCTGGGAACTGGATCGATATCCAACAAATTGCCTTCTTCTGTGCCGGAGACATTTGAGTCCGCCATTTTTAAGAGAAATATCTAAGAGAAACTTAAGCTTATAATTCACCTGAAAGACAGGTTTATATTGAGCAACAAAGTCTAGGAGATTGAATATTACGCAAGGATAATGAGGAAAGTGGGAAAATTTAGAAATGATGGTTCTCCGATGTTTTCAAAATTGCACTGGCGCAATTTTTTCACGGCCTCGCCATATTTGGACAAGCAGCTTaaatgagccaatcaaaagCTCAATTTTTCTAGCCCTCCATTTAAGGAGATATCAAAGTTCAAGTTTCCAGAGATGACACGAGCAAAACCAAGAAATACATGCCAAAACAATTGTGTAAATACAACGCGTTTctaattttttcctttgtccGCCCCTTTCAAAAATTCAACTGTAAGAGATCCACGGGTCGAAGTACAAACTCTAGCATGTTGCTTTCGCCTGTTTACCAAGTGCGCATGCGCATTGGCCTTTTCAATGTCCCCCGAGGGCTAAGCCTCAAAAACCCTTCCTACGGTTGTCATCTTCACCACCATCAACTCGTTTGTTGTGGCAAACTTTTAAGATTTGAACAACAGAGTTGCTTTAAATTTCATTCAAGTTCGAGCTCAATTAAGTTCGAGTTTCTTGGCGGTACTTCATGTCAGATTTTATGTATATGGCATTCTCACATGAAGAATATACCATTTTTAGCCCTCCCTACCAAGGGTCTGGGTTATATTGACACCCCTTAATAGTGACCAGTCAACCCAATCGTATTATTGCTCTAAGTTTTTTTCCGTTAAATTGGTTGGCCTTAGCTCAGGGATGTTTCGTTTACTTCAATTTTCAATAAATGAATTACGAATCGgtagaaaacaataatattgctACGATTATAGCTTCAAATGAATTGTCCTGGTGAGCAATTTAAGATGCgaatttttatttcatataCACACTTGCTTATATTTGTCGCGATGAGAACTCATTAGATCATATGCTTTGCACATAAAAGAGCCTGTAGATAAGTAAAAGGCAGTCACTTATTCCCTGAAAAACGTTCTGCGGGAATATTCTTAAAAATCATACCACATTTGCTGAAATTGTATAAGTTGTCAAGAAATTCTGTTAGCGTAGATAACACCTCAGCCTCCATGGTCTTGTGGCCAATTTTCGCATCGGGGTAAATGATTTCTGATGTCTTAAAACATTTTCAGATTATCCTTTCCCTTTCAGTAAAAGTGTAATAGTTGAAGCTAAAAGCATATTCTCATCGATTCAGACTTGAAGACACTAATTGCCATTTGGTCTTCTGACAGTTTTTTCGTCTGGAATGCTAATATGACCTAAGAGCTTCACCGGTTTGATAAAATACTTGGAGGCTCAATTTTTCTTAAAAGCGCAGTTTAGTCCAGCTTAATACCGTGATGGTGATTTAAAGATTTTGGATGATCAAAGGTCCACAATTTGTCTGCCTTCGTATCCTCGTTTCATCCTTTCCATGATCGCCGTTGCCCTGTTCGCCAGTTCTTCCACTTTTGGTCTCTGGTCAGGGTCCCCTTTGAGGCATTCGATAATAGTGCTTTTGAGTTCTCTAGAGAAGCCGTCATCAATAGGTGGGGGTGCTCTGCCTTCCATGATATTCGCCAATGTTGCGAACATATCCGTCCCCTCCACCTGATAGGCGGGTTCCAAGGCCGCAATTTCGTGTAAAATACAGCCCAGAAGCCACACCTGGCTAGCCGTGCGGAACTGTTGCCCCGTTAACACTTCCGGTGTGGTATATATCCCCGTGCTACTGTCTCCCATGGCCATGGCATTCATGGCATCTTGTGGGGATGGCATATACAACAGGCCACTGTCCAATTTTAACCCTCCGTTTTCATCGAACGAAATGCGTTCTGTCGGGTTGGCTGTCTCGTAAATGATCCCTTTTTCGTTGAGGTATTTTATCGCCGAGCATAACTCATTGAATGCTTTCCATATTAAATACTCGGGCAAAAAACGGCTTTGACGTCGTTGCCCCGCGAGAATGTCCATAAGGGCAACTGGAGGGTACTCATAGACGATAATCTCTGTCCCACCCTGGTTAAATTGTACCAGTTTGTCCATAATGTTTGGATGGCTTACATCTTTCCACGCATCCATAGCAGACGAGACTCGGTCGTCAACAAGACATGGCGGAATACACTTGAGCAAGACCTCCGACATGTCAAGGAGACACTTCGCAGGGTATACACAATGCGAAATGTGATCGGAATTGAGGTTATTCCGATTGACGAAGAAATCGTCCACTGTAAGCTGATTGGCTAAGAAGTTAACCATTGTCTTTGGAATCGGTAGATCGACGATGCGCGCGAGGCGTTTGAGGCCCATGGCTTGTAAAATGAATGTACGGCAGTGCTGCTGTAGGGACCCAGGTTGGTTTTCCAGGGCGGCAAACACGCTGTCTGGAGATAAAACATTGTACCTAGCGTCTTCTGTACACTGGTCTTGAATGCGCGTTCTTCTCGCCATTTTTAGCGCGCTCAAAGATCTTCGTTGCGCCTTCAATGTAGGGGACTGCAATTAGGGAATTAATCATAACATTAAGCTTTTGCGTCATAATTACATTAGTGACGTGGAAGAGATGTGgattaaataacgtcttcatcaGACGCGGAAAAATTTACCTGAAATCAATACCCCGTACAGAATTGACCTCAAATTGCCATTCGCGTGCGCCTTCTGTTGGATTTTTCAACTAAACACCGTTACGCCAAAATGAAAGTGTTTTTAGGTGCCCAATGACACAACACGAGGATTTCATACGACAATGACGCAAAACAAACACACCGCTAGCGCTAATCGATGTAAAACGCTATTCGGATTTGCATTTTGCTTTATAGGCACGAGATCTCGAAGCCCATCACCAAGTGCAGAATTGCATTACCATGGCAACCGCGATTCTCAACTGTATTCTGTTGTTTCCTGTCCATTTCAATGAGAGTGTTTAGGAAGAACTAAGTCGAAGCCAATGATAGGCAAGAGTTGGCATTCTCTCTCCCCTCCTTTCCTTTCGAAAGTTGTCTTCCTTTGAAAATCTGATAAAGTGCATCCAACTTATCATGATATGCTACATGTTTCGACGTTACTTCCGTCAATAGAATTCTCGGATTGGAGTTAGTGTGGTCATTGTTGGGTAAAAGTGAGCTCGTTTCTAATTTTATTTTCGGGAGCAACTAAAACGAAATGCACCAATCGCCACTCATAATCCTCACTACCAAAACTCTCCATTAAGGCTTCTAAACCAAAATAACTCTTTCAACTACCAATCACTACTCAGACCAAAACATCACGACATTCGTTTCAATTTCCAACCTTCACTTggctctgaagatgacttcctcTCAGGATCTTTAAATATCAGTCAATACCTACAGTCCCTCTCAGGACTTCTTTCACctggacgatcaaattccatggAGGTATAAAATGATCTCTATTGGTTATTCCCATGAACAACGCGAAGTTTTGTCGGCCGAGAGAGGGGAATGGAAGAAACTCAGTAGAGAAGTTATGGTTCTAATGCATATATTTGAAGACGTATTTTTGCAGCTAGGTTGATGTGGTCGTGTCCAATGCTAACTTCAAAAGACTATATATCAAAGGTGGAGCGGCGTTGATGCACTCGTGAATTTACGATGTTAATAATGGTTGCTTGAGAACGAGTGAGGGAGTTACTGAAAAGAGTAATGATTCCAAGTTCGAGTGAGGGCCTACTGACTACTGTGAAGTTTTCAtacccaattattccatcagggatcaACCCTAGCTTGGAATTAGGACCACataaggacagagaaaaactctgaccagggtgggatttgagaTTTGATTGGAATCATCACTGTTGATATGCCACTAAAGGACAACAGTTAGCTATcactgaaaagatttcattgTTCCAGGAAGGAATCGAATGCACGACGTCTATAATCTCGGTCGGATACCCTAGCCACCGCTGGCACGACGAGTTCGACAATGTGTTTTTCATTCGAAAACTTTTAAGTAGTTCATTTACCCGTTGTCAAGCAACCATCAATAGGGagttaagcaaggacgacggcaacggcaacgacgacgcccgaaaacaatgatctgattggttgaatgaggaaaagtaatcgtgctgcacgtgcggcacgcactgtAGTACTATTCTTTGATGTGGTCTGACAAAAtggcaacgtgaaatttccaaatttaaggttttaacgacaacgtgaacacacaatagtaaatctttcattctctatatttacttcaacggcgcttctaccagtccatttgcaacATGCTCTGTCCGAGGATGCAAGGAAGAgccaataatcacaaaatagtcaccatttcataaatgtttattttaaagtgacgtttttgttgccgttgttgctgcttaagcttcctattaaCATCATACATCCACAGCTGCATTCAACGCCATATAACACTTTGAATGAAAGACACACTGTCGACAAATTGTTCGTACACTAGAATCAtgagcttcgttatctttttacgATGGAAATCTGACCCTAATCAACTTTTTGGAGACCAGATTTTCGTGTTTTTCCTCACCACTAGGCTATTCTAGGCTTTCAGTTCGTATGGACGGGGCGAAGGAACGTGTGGGGTAGAAAAAAACGAcagaggacgaggacgaggacgagggaGGGGCCTCCCTACCACCCAGGCCTTCTGCTCGACGTTTTCCGTCGCCAACAACAATTTCGGACGTCCAGAAAAATTGAGAGTTTGAAACAGGCTTCTTCCCCACCTACTCGTTACCAGGGTTTCGTTAGAAACCACGCTTTCTTTTGAGAGTTCATTCGACAAAGAATTTCTCGCtcgaccctgggaacaaggcgGGGATTTCTTCTACGTCATCAACACGGTTGGTAACCCAGCCTCTTCGTCAACCGCAAAACTAACGGAATTTCAGCCAAATTATAACTGGAAAGCCTGGGAAGGAAGCAGTCACTGAGAGTTCACAATTACACAAGAACTAAGATTTATTTATTGTCATTTTGTAATTGCAGAATAGAAGAAACTAATTGTAGAACAACAGTATTAGAGCTTGTTTCATTGGATTTTTACTGAACATTTTAGTGTAAGTTAGGGCTCAACGTTTTTTCAGTTGGCTGGAAATGAAGAAGGGAAAATTTTTTCTTACATAAGAGAATGCTACTCCGATCTCATTTTCAGTGGATGCCAAcaaaattatcatcatcattgtcttAATAAGTCATGTTGACACACATCTCATAGGTTTTGGCTAGCAGCAGCCCTGAGAGACTATCAAAaacattcttttcttttgctgAAATCAGCAGTTAGCACTTGTTCCCACCATAGTTAATAACTATGTTCCCACATCAAAAGTATTGAATTATCACCATGACTAGAGACAAGTACTATTTTGAATCAAGCTAAAGAATATGAAATACACTAAATATTGATTTGGTGAGCAGGTGCTTTTCATGTATTCTGCTAGTTCGGGTGTTAGCAAAGAACTATGTCAGAgcaaatgaggaaaaatgaAAGTTGATGTTTCAGTAATTGTTTTGTTGGTTGGTTACTAAACTTGTCTagtaaacaaaacaatgaatgTCACCTCAAATGCCTTAACAGGGAAATATAAGGTGACTAATTACAGATAAAATTTCCTCTACTTTGGTGAAATTTTGCTATTCCACATTGACATGAATACTTTGTTACAGTAACTGTTTGGAATGGTGTCCCTAAAGGTTACAGCTGTCTTAGCCAATTTGCTTCATGTGAGTTGCTGGCTTTAGTTGGTGCATCAGCTTCAAGCTCATGACATTTGTCACAAAAGACAAGTCTGTAAGTCATCTCCATACTCCTCTTGTGGCATTCTGCAACTTATGAAGACACATTCTGGAGCACAGGAACCCCTCTGATGGTAGGAGACTTTGAGTTGGACTCAGGGCGACCACTGTATGTGCAAGCTGGTGAATGTTGAGAGGTATAATCTGATGGACACAAGATGTA
This genomic window from Acropora muricata isolate sample 2 chromosome 2, ASM3666990v1, whole genome shotgun sequence contains:
- the LOC136890218 gene encoding serine/threonine-protein kinase Nek7-like — encoded protein: MARRTRIQDQCTEDARYNVLSPDSVFAALENQPGSLQQHCRTFILQAMGLKRLARIVDLPIPKTMVNFLANQLTVDDFFVNRNNLNSDHISHCVYPAKCLLDMSEVLLKCIPPCLVDDRVSSAMDAWKDVSHPNIMDKLVQFNQGGTEIIVYEYPPVALMDILAGQRRQSRFLPEYLIWKAFNELCSAIKYLNEKGIIYETANPTERISFDENGGLKLDSGLLYMPSPQDAMNAMAMGDSSTGIYTTPEVLTGQQFRTASQVWLLGCILHEIAALEPAYQVEGTDMFATLANIMEGRAPPPIDDGFSRELKSTIIECLKGDPDQRPKVEELANRATAIMERMKRGYEGRQIVDL